A single Fusobacterium simiae DNA region contains:
- a CDS encoding electron transfer flavoprotein subunit alpha/FixB family protein, translating to MNLNDYKGILVFAEQRDGILQNVGLELLGKATELAYEINKQIALKDAGDELADFAGKKEAAIKSVDVAAATLEEDDQELKNKVADVKKNNPDAAKVTALLVGHNIQNLAQDLIKAGADKVLVVDKPELEVYDTEAYAQVLAAVINDQKPEIVLFGATTLGRDLAPRVSSRIATGLTADCTKLELLKDKERQLGMTRPAFGGNLMATIISPDHRPQMATVRPGVMKKLPKSEDRTGEIVEFPITLDTSKMKVKLLKVVKEGGNKVDISEAKILVSGGRGVGAKQNFELLEDLAAEIGGIVSSSRAQVDAGNMPHDRQVGQTGKTVRPEVYFACGISGAIQHVAGMEESEYIIAINKDRFAPIFSVADLGIVGDLHKILPILTEEIKKYKATK from the coding sequence ATGAATTTAAATGATTATAAAGGAATCCTAGTATTTGCTGAACAAAGAGATGGTATATTGCAAAATGTAGGATTAGAATTATTAGGAAAAGCAACAGAATTAGCATATGAAATAAATAAGCAAATAGCATTAAAAGATGCTGGAGATGAATTAGCTGATTTTGCTGGAAAAAAAGAAGCAGCTATAAAAAGTGTGGATGTGGCTGCAGCAACTCTTGAAGAAGATGATCAAGAATTAAAAAATAAAGTTGCTGATGTTAAGAAAAATAATCCAGATGCAGCTAAAGTAACTGCTCTATTGGTAGGTCATAATATTCAAAATCTTGCACAAGATTTGATAAAGGCTGGAGCAGATAAAGTTTTAGTAGTAGATAAACCTGAATTAGAAGTATATGATACAGAAGCTTATGCTCAAGTTTTAGCTGCTGTAATAAATGATCAAAAGCCTGAAATTGTTTTATTTGGAGCAACAACTTTAGGAAGAGATTTAGCACCAAGAGTATCTTCAAGAATAGCAACAGGATTAACAGCTGATTGTACAAAACTTGAATTATTAAAAGATAAAGAAAGACAATTAGGTATGACAAGACCTGCATTTGGTGGAAACTTAATGGCAACAATAATTTCTCCAGATCACAGACCACAAATGGCAACTGTTAGACCAGGAGTTATGAAAAAATTACCTAAATCTGAAGACAGAACAGGAGAAATAGTAGAGTTTCCAATAACTTTAGATACTTCTAAAATGAAAGTTAAACTTTTAAAAGTTGTTAAAGAAGGTGGAAATAAAGTAGATATTTCTGAAGCTAAAATATTAGTTTCTGGTGGAAGAGGAGTTGGAGCAAAACAAAACTTTGAATTACTAGAAGATTTAGCAGCAGAAATTGGAGGAATAGTTTCTTCTTCAAGAGCACAAGTTGATGCTGGAAATATGCCTCATGATAGACAAGTTGGACAAACTGGTAAGACAGTTAGACCAGAAGTTTACTTTGCTTGTGGAATTTCTGGAGCTATTCAACACGTTGCAGGGATGGAAGAATCTGAATATATTATAGCTATCAACAAAGATAGATTTGCACCTATTTTTTCGGTAGCAGATTTAGGAATAGTTGGAGATTTACATAAAATATTACCTATATTAACTGAAGAAATAAAAAAATACAAAGCAACAAAATAA
- the lepA gene encoding translation elongation factor 4, with translation MLQKNKRNFSIIAHIDHGKSTIADRLLEYTGTVSERDMKDQILDSMDLEREKGITIKAQAVTLFYKAKNGEEYELNLIDTPGHVDFIYEVSRSLAACEGALLVVDAAQGVEAQTLANVYLAIENNLEILPIINKIDLPAAEPEKVKREIEDIIGLPADDAVLASAKNGIGIEDILEAIVHRIPAPNYDENAPLKALIFDSFFDDYRGVITYVKVLDGSIKKGDKIKVWSTEKELEVLEAGIFSPTMKSTDILSSGSVGYIITGVKTIHDTRVGDTITSAKNPALFPLAGFKPAQSMVFAGVYPLFTDDYEELREALEKLQLNDASLTFVPETSIALGFGFRCGFLGLLHMEIIVERLRREYNIDLISTTPSVKYKVSIDNQEEKVIDNPCEFPDPGRGKIIIQEPYIRGKVIVPKEYVGNVMELCQEKRGIFISMDYLDETRSMLSYELPLAEIVIDFYDKLKSRTKGYASFEYELSEYKISNLVKVDILVSGKPVDAFSFIAHSDNAYHRGKAICQKLSEVIPRQQFEIPIQAALGSKIIARETIKAYRKNVIAKCYGGDITRKKKLLEKQKEGKKRMKSIGNVEIPQEAFVSVLKLND, from the coding sequence ATGTTACAAAAAAATAAGAGAAATTTCTCTATAATTGCCCATATAGACCATGGAAAATCTACTATTGCTGATAGACTTTTAGAATACACTGGAACTGTATCTGAAAGGGATATGAAAGATCAAATTTTAGATTCAATGGACTTAGAAAGAGAAAAAGGAATAACAATTAAAGCACAAGCAGTAACTCTATTTTATAAAGCTAAAAATGGTGAAGAATATGAGTTAAATTTAATTGATACTCCTGGACATGTGGACTTTATTTATGAAGTTTCAAGATCACTTGCAGCTTGTGAAGGTGCTTTACTTGTTGTGGATGCTGCTCAAGGCGTTGAAGCACAGACACTTGCTAATGTCTATCTTGCTATTGAAAATAATTTAGAAATATTGCCCATTATAAATAAAATAGATTTACCAGCAGCTGAACCTGAAAAAGTAAAAAGAGAAATTGAAGATATTATTGGTCTGCCAGCTGATGATGCAGTTTTAGCTTCTGCTAAAAATGGAATAGGTATTGAAGATATTTTAGAAGCTATTGTACATAGGATACCTGCTCCAAATTATGATGAAAATGCTCCTTTAAAAGCCTTGATTTTTGACTCTTTCTTTGATGATTATAGAGGAGTAATAACTTATGTAAAAGTTTTAGATGGAAGTATTAAAAAAGGAGATAAAATAAAAGTCTGGTCAACTGAAAAAGAATTAGAAGTTTTAGAAGCTGGAATTTTTTCTCCTACTATGAAATCAACAGATATTTTAAGTAGTGGTTCTGTTGGTTATATAATTACAGGTGTTAAAACAATACATGATACAAGAGTTGGAGATACAATAACAAGTGCTAAAAATCCTGCTTTATTTCCACTAGCGGGATTTAAACCTGCTCAGTCAATGGTCTTTGCTGGTGTATATCCTTTGTTTACTGATGACTATGAAGAATTAAGAGAAGCTCTTGAAAAATTACAATTAAATGATGCTTCTTTAACTTTTGTTCCTGAAACTTCTATTGCCTTAGGTTTTGGTTTTAGATGTGGTTTCTTAGGTTTATTACATATGGAAATTATAGTTGAAAGATTGAGAAGAGAGTATAATATAGATTTAATCTCTACAACTCCGTCTGTTAAATATAAGGTTAGTATAGATAATCAAGAAGAAAAAGTTATAGACAATCCTTGTGAATTTCCTGATCCAGGTCGTGGAAAAATAATAATACAAGAACCATATATCAGAGGAAAAGTAATTGTTCCAAAAGAATATGTAGGAAATGTTATGGAACTTTGTCAAGAGAAAAGAGGAATTTTCATTTCTATGGATTATTTAGATGAAACAAGATCTATGCTTAGTTATGAACTTCCTCTTGCAGAAATTGTCATAGATTTCTATGATAAACTAAAATCAAGAACTAAAGGATATGCCTCATTTGAATATGAGTTAAGTGAATATAAAATATCAAATCTAGTTAAAGTTGATATATTAGTTTCAGGAAAGCCTGTGGATGCTTTCTCATTTATAGCTCACAGTGATAATGCTTACCATAGAGGAAAAGCTATCTGCCAAAAATTGAGTGAAGTTATCCCGAGACAGCAATTTGAAATTCCTATTCAAGCTGCATTGGGATCAAAAATAATTGCCAGAGAAACAATAAAAGCATATAGAAAAAATGTTATTGCAAAATGCTATGGAGGAGATATAACAAGAAAGAAAAAACTTCTTGAAAAACAAAAAGAAGGTAAAAAGAGAATGAAAAGCATAGGAAATGTTGAAATCCCACAAGAAGCATTTGTTTCTGTATTAAAATTAAATGACTAA
- a CDS encoding threonine/serine exporter family protein has product MQYDNFVMKVLSIANTIGKILLISGAETYRVEKAISTICRRFDLKAETFVTMTCVLTSAKKRDGETITEVNRIYTVSNNLDKIDKIHKILLNIHKYELEDLEKEVKKIQIQSIYKKNILLVSYFFSAAFFAILFGGKFNDFLVAGFGGIIIFYMAKYANKLKLNNFFINTLGGFLITILSILANKAGIVSTPSFSAIGTLMLLVPGLALTNAIRDLINGDLIAGTSRTVEATLVGSALAIGTGFALFVMSYF; this is encoded by the coding sequence ATGCAATATGATAATTTTGTTATGAAAGTACTTTCAATAGCTAATACTATTGGTAAAATTTTATTAATTAGTGGTGCTGAAACATATAGAGTTGAAAAGGCTATATCCACTATATGTAGAAGATTTGATTTAAAAGCTGAAACTTTTGTTACCATGACTTGTGTTCTTACTTCTGCTAAAAAGAGAGACGGAGAAACTATCACAGAAGTTAATAGAATTTACACAGTTTCTAATAACTTAGATAAAATTGATAAAATACATAAAATTCTTCTTAATATACATAAATATGAATTAGAAGACTTAGAAAAAGAAGTTAAAAAAATTCAAATACAATCTATTTATAAAAAAAATATTTTATTAGTATCCTATTTTTTTTCAGCAGCTTTTTTTGCTATTTTATTTGGTGGAAAATTTAATGATTTTTTAGTTGCTGGATTTGGCGGAATTATTATATTCTATATGGCTAAATATGCTAATAAATTGAAATTAAATAATTTTTTTATCAATACATTGGGAGGTTTTTTAATAACAATACTATCTATTCTTGCTAATAAGGCTGGAATAGTATCTACCCCATCATTTTCAGCTATTGGAACACTTATGCTTTTAGTTCCTGGACTTGCTCTTACAAATGCAATAAGAGATTTGATAAATGGTGATTTGATTGCAGGTACTTCAAGAACGGTAGAAGCCACCTTAGTTGGTTCTGCCTTGGCAATAGGTACAGGTTTTGCATTATTTGTAATGTCTTATTTTTAA
- the asnA gene encoding aspartate--ammonia ligase — MAYISSLNILETEIAIKKVKDFFENHLSKELDLLRVSAPLFVIPESGLNDNLNGTERPVSFDTKSGERVEIVHSLAKWKRMALYRYNIENHKGIYTDMNAIRRDEDTDFIHSYYVDQWDWEKIISKEDRNEEYLKETVRKIYSVFKATEKYIISEYPQLTKKLPEEITFITAQELENKYPNLTPKNREHAAAKEYGAIFLMKIGGKLSSGEKHDGRAPDYDDWDLNGDIIFNYPLLGIGLELSSMGIRVDEKSLDEQLKIANCEDRRSLPYHQMILNKVLPYTIGGGIGQSRICMFFLDKLHIGEVQASIWSQEVHEICRQMNIKLL, encoded by the coding sequence ATGGCTTACATTTCAAGTTTAAATATTTTAGAAACAGAAATTGCTATTAAAAAAGTTAAAGATTTTTTTGAAAATCATTTATCAAAGGAATTGGACTTGTTAAGAGTTTCAGCACCATTATTTGTTATTCCAGAATCTGGATTAAATGACAATTTAAATGGAACAGAAAGACCAGTTTCATTTGATACTAAGAGTGGAGAAAGGGTTGAGATAGTTCATTCTCTTGCAAAGTGGAAAAGAATGGCACTATATAGATACAATATTGAAAATCATAAAGGTATCTATACAGATATGAATGCTATAAGAAGAGATGAGGATACAGATTTTATTCATTCATATTATGTAGATCAATGGGATTGGGAAAAAATAATTTCCAAGGAAGATAGAAATGAAGAGTATTTAAAAGAAACAGTTAGAAAAATTTACTCTGTATTTAAAGCAACAGAGAAATATATCATTAGTGAATATCCTCAACTTACTAAAAAATTACCTGAAGAAATAACTTTTATAACTGCACAAGAACTTGAAAATAAATATCCTAATTTGACTCCTAAAAATAGAGAGCATGCTGCTGCAAAAGAGTATGGAGCAATATTTTTAATGAAAATAGGTGGAAAATTATCTTCAGGTGAAAAACATGATGGTAGAGCTCCTGATTATGATGATTGGGACTTAAATGGAGATATAATATTTAATTATCCTCTTTTAGGTATTGGACTTGAGTTATCTTCTATGGGAATCAGGGTAGATGAAAAGTCATTAGATGAGCAATTAAAAATTGCTAATTGTGAAGATAGAAGATCATTACCATATCATCAAATGATATTAAATAAAGTTTTACCTTATACAATAGGTGGAGGAATAGGACAATCTCGTATATGTATGTTTTTCTTAGATAAATTACATATTGGAGAAGTTCAAGCCTCTATTTGGTCTCAAGAAGTTCATGAAATTTGTAGACAAATGAATATTAAATTATTATAA
- a CDS encoding class I SAM-dependent methyltransferase, whose product MEKENILFELIENIKESRFIKIVFSDRQNDDFNKIIIKPIILKSVKNIQIESFKDNKAYHKNIELNNLQEIENILKEYIESFKQILLQIKNLDISFIKKKENFVRKENKNNLLKNSNEHNKKKQYILNEGDKIDFLIELGLMSADRKILKSSYNKFKQINKYLEFIDDVIEDLKNKKLIDNHINVLDFGCGKSYLTFALYYYLKNYRQGLTFSIVGLDLKKDVIEFCNKLAKKLDYKNLEFLNGNIKDYDKTKEVDLVFSLHACNNATDYSLEKALSLNAKAILAVPCCHHEFFEKIQKNKNSDFYNTLKIMANNGVILDKFATLATDSFRSLTLELCGYKTKMIEFIDMEHTPKNILIKAIKSKSSDLKEKLKEYNKLKKFLGIQPLLEDLTKKYFLIDTNTEIPYN is encoded by the coding sequence ATGGAAAAAGAAAATATATTATTTGAATTGATAGAAAATATTAAAGAAAGTAGATTTATAAAAATAGTTTTTTCAGATAGACAAAATGATGATTTTAATAAAATTATTATAAAGCCAATAATTTTAAAATCTGTAAAAAATATTCAAATTGAAAGTTTTAAAGATAATAAAGCTTATCATAAAAATATTGAATTAAATAATCTTCAAGAAATTGAAAATATATTAAAAGAATATATAGAAAGTTTTAAACAGATATTATTACAAATTAAAAATTTAGATATTTCTTTTATAAAGAAAAAAGAAAATTTTGTAAGAAAAGAGAATAAAAATAATTTATTAAAAAATTCTAATGAACATAATAAGAAAAAGCAATATATTTTAAATGAAGGAGATAAAATTGACTTTTTAATTGAACTAGGTTTAATGTCAGCTGATAGAAAAATTCTTAAATCTAGCTACAATAAATTTAAACAAATTAATAAATATTTAGAATTTATTGATGATGTTATTGAAGATTTAAAAAATAAAAAACTTATAGATAATCATATAAATGTTCTGGACTTTGGGTGTGGAAAATCATATTTAACCTTTGCACTTTATTATTATCTAAAAAATTATAGACAAGGTTTAACTTTTTCAATAGTAGGTCTAGATTTAAAAAAAGATGTCATAGAATTTTGTAATAAACTGGCAAAGAAATTAGATTACAAAAATTTAGAATTTTTAAATGGAAATATAAAAGACTATGATAAAACTAAAGAAGTTGATTTAGTTTTTTCATTACATGCTTGTAATAATGCCACTGATTATTCTCTTGAAAAAGCATTGAGTTTAAATGCCAAAGCTATACTTGCAGTTCCATGTTGTCATCATGAATTTTTTGAAAAGATACAAAAGAATAAAAATTCTGATTTCTATAATACTTTAAAAATAATGGCTAATAATGGAGTTATCTTAGATAAATTTGCTACATTAGCAACTGATAGTTTTCGTTCATTAACATTAGAATTATGTGGCTATAAAACAAAAATGATTGAATTTATTGATATGGAACACACTCCTAAAAATATTTTAATTAAAGCTATAAAATCTAAATCTTCTGATTTAAAAGAAAAATTAAAAGAATACAATAAATTAAAAAAATTTTTAGGAATACAACCTTTATTAGAAGATTTGACAAAAAAATATTTTCTAATTGACACAAATACTGAAATACCATATAATTAA
- a CDS encoding tRNA1(Val) (adenine(37)-N6)-methyltransferase gives MNTNLESIIPLLNKNLKIIQRSDYFNFSIDSLLISEFVNISKNTKKILDLGTGNAAIPLFLSKKTSAKIYGIEVQEISYKLALRNININNLNEQIYIIYDNMKNYLKYFNIGFFDIVVSNPPYFKVNENINFLNNLDQLSIARHEIEINLEELIKIASELVKDRGYFYLVHRADRLSEIINVLQKYKFEIKKIKFCYTTKYKNAKIILLEAIKNGKTGLTILPPLIINKENGEYTDEVLKMFE, from the coding sequence ATGAATACAAATCTTGAGAGTATTATTCCATTATTAAATAAAAATTTAAAAATAATTCAACGTAGCGATTACTTTAATTTTTCCATAGATTCCTTATTAATTTCTGAATTTGTTAATATTTCAAAAAATACTAAAAAAATTTTAGATTTAGGAACTGGAAACGCTGCAATCCCACTTTTTCTTTCGAAAAAAACTTCTGCAAAAATTTATGGGATTGAAGTACAAGAAATATCATATAAACTTGCTTTAAGAAATATTAACATCAATAATTTGAATGAACAAATATATATAATATATGATAATATGAAAAATTATTTAAAATATTTTAATATAGGTTTCTTTGATATTGTAGTCTCAAACCCACCTTATTTTAAAGTTAATGAAAACATAAATTTTTTGAATAATTTGGATCAACTAAGTATTGCTAGACATGAGATAGAAATCAACTTAGAAGAACTTATAAAAATTGCTTCTGAACTTGTAAAAGATAGAGGATATTTTTATCTTGTTCATAGAGCAGATAGATTAAGTGAAATAATAAATGTTTTACAAAAATATAAATTTGAGATAAAAAAAATAAAATTTTGTTATACAACTAAATATAAAAATGCTAAAATAATTCTATTAGAAGCTATTAAAAATGGAAAAACTGGCTTAACTATTCTTCCACCTTTGATTATTAATAAAGAAAATGGAGAATATACTGATGAAGTTTTAAAAATGTTTGAATAA
- a CDS encoding CobW family GTP-binding protein, whose protein sequence is MKILLVSGFLGAGKTTFIKEMAKNINLEFVVLENEYADIGVDKDFLDEKNLNVWEMLEGCICCSMKGDFKLSIKRIYSEINPEYLIIEPTGVGMLSSIIENIKEINIKDIEILNPLTLIDITSFSEYLETFNNFFIDNLKNTGKVILTKLENSFPLEIENIKNEIFKINNSNLEIITTDYRNFSKDWFGEILNKNIDNKIIDKNFSLKTHINLRTFSKENVNLKTMDELGLFLNKLVNGDFGKVYRAKGIVKIDGFWGKFNLVYKNFEMEPITDAKKTKIVIIGNNLDIESLKNI, encoded by the coding sequence ATGAAAATTTTATTAGTTAGTGGTTTTCTTGGAGCAGGAAAAACTACTTTTATTAAAGAAATGGCTAAAAATATAAATTTAGAATTTGTTGTATTAGAAAATGAATATGCAGATATTGGTGTTGATAAAGATTTTTTAGATGAAAAAAATCTAAATGTTTGGGAAATGTTAGAAGGTTGTATTTGTTGTTCTATGAAAGGAGATTTTAAATTATCTATTAAAAGGATTTATTCTGAAATTAATCCTGAATATTTAATTATTGAACCAACAGGAGTTGGAATGTTAAGCTCAATCATAGAAAATATAAAAGAAATTAACATTAAAGATATTGAAATTCTAAATCCTTTGACTTTGATTGATATAACTTCTTTCAGTGAATATTTAGAAACTTTCAATAATTTTTTTATTGATAATCTAAAAAATACAGGAAAAGTAATATTAACAAAGCTAGAAAATTCTTTTCCACTTGAGATAGAAAACATAAAAAATGAAATTTTTAAAATTAATAATTCTAATTTGGAAATAATAACAACTGATTATAGAAACTTTTCAAAAGATTGGTTTGGAGAAATATTAAATAAGAACATTGATAATAAAATTATTGATAAAAATTTTTCATTAAAAACACATATAAATTTGAGGACTTTTTCAAAAGAAAATGTTAATCTTAAAACTATGGATGAATTAGGTCTATTTTTAAATAAATTAGTTAATGGTGATTTTGGAAAAGTTTATAGAGCAAAAGGTATTGTAAAAATTGATGGTTTTTGGGGAAAATTTAACCTTGTATATAAAAATTTTGAAATGGAACCCATAACTGATGCCAAAAAAACTAAAATTGTTATTATTGGGAATAATTTAGATATTGAAAGTTTGAAAAATATATAA
- a CDS encoding acyl-CoA dehydrogenase, which translates to MEFNVPKTHELFRQMIREFVENEVKPIAAEVDEEERFPIETVEKMAKIGIMGIPIPKEYGGAGGDNLMYAMAVEELSKACATTGVIVSAHTSLGTWPILKFGTEKQKQKYLPKLASGEWIGAFGLTEPNAGTDAAGQQTMAVQDPETGEWILNGSKIFITNAGYANVYVIIAMTDKSKGLKGISAFIVEANTPGFSIGKKEMKLGIRGSATCELIFENCRIPKENLLGDKGKGFKIAMMTLDGGRIGIAAQALGIAAGALGEAIGYAKERKQFGRTLAQFQNTQFQIANLDVKVEAARLLVYKAAWRESNNLPYSLDAARAKLFAAETAMEVTTKAVQIFGGYGYTREYPVERMMRDAKITEIYEGTSEVQRMVIAANVIK; encoded by the coding sequence ATGGAATTTAATGTACCTAAAACACATGAACTTTTCAGACAAATGATAAGAGAATTTGTTGAAAATGAAGTAAAGCCTATCGCCGCTGAGGTCGATGAAGAAGAAAGATTTCCAATAGAAACTGTTGAAAAGATGGCAAAAATTGGAATAATGGGAATCCCTATACCAAAAGAATATGGTGGAGCTGGAGGAGATAACTTAATGTATGCAATGGCTGTTGAAGAATTATCAAAAGCTTGTGCTACAACAGGAGTTATTGTATCAGCACACACATCTTTAGGAACTTGGCCAATCTTAAAATTTGGTACTGAAAAACAAAAACAAAAATATTTACCAAAATTGGCTAGTGGAGAATGGATAGGAGCCTTTGGACTTACAGAACCAAATGCAGGAACAGATGCTGCAGGACAACAAACAATGGCAGTTCAAGATCCTGAAACAGGAGAATGGATTTTAAATGGTTCAAAGATATTCATAACAAATGCAGGATATGCAAATGTTTATGTAATAATTGCAATGACTGATAAATCAAAAGGATTAAAAGGAATTTCTGCATTTATAGTTGAAGCGAATACACCAGGTTTTTCTATTGGTAAAAAAGAAATGAAACTAGGAATTAGAGGTTCAGCTACTTGTGAATTAATATTTGAAAATTGTAGAATACCTAAAGAAAATTTACTTGGAGATAAAGGAAAAGGATTTAAAATTGCTATGATGACTCTTGATGGAGGAAGAATAGGAATTGCTGCTCAAGCATTAGGAATTGCTGCTGGAGCATTAGGTGAAGCTATTGGATATGCTAAAGAAAGAAAACAATTTGGAAGAACTTTAGCTCAATTCCAAAATACTCAATTCCAAATAGCAAACTTAGATGTAAAAGTAGAAGCTGCAAGACTTTTAGTTTATAAGGCTGCTTGGAGAGAAAGTAACAATTTACCTTATTCACTAGATGCAGCTAGAGCAAAACTATTTGCTGCTGAAACAGCTATGGAAGTAACAACTAAAGCTGTTCAAATATTTGGTGGATATGGATATACAAGAGAATATCCAGTTGAAAGAATGATGAGAGATGCTAAGATTACTGAAATCTATGAAGGAACTTCTGAAGTTCAAAGAATGGTAATAGCAGCTAATGTTATAAAATAA
- a CDS encoding threonine/serine exporter family protein yields the protein MNYIEVLAATFSTFFFGIIFSLTGKKLIYSSFAGGLGWYTHLLFFKELNYSKTASFVISAVVITIFSEIIGRLEKTTVTSTLIPALIPLVPGGGIYYTMSFFVENRFPEAFEKGRETIFLTVALSVGIFLVSTFSQILNRTIKYTKVLKKYRKFKEYKRTHKI from the coding sequence ATGAATTATATAGAAGTTTTAGCAGCTACCTTTTCAACTTTTTTCTTTGGAATAATATTTAGTCTTACAGGTAAAAAATTAATTTACAGTAGCTTTGCAGGTGGTTTAGGTTGGTATACTCATTTACTTTTTTTCAAGGAGTTGAACTATTCAAAAACTGCTTCTTTTGTGATTTCAGCTGTTGTAATAACTATTTTTTCAGAAATAATTGGCAGACTTGAAAAAACAACAGTTACAAGCACATTAATTCCAGCATTAATTCCTTTAGTTCCTGGTGGAGGAATTTATTATACAATGTCTTTCTTTGTTGAGAATAGATTTCCTGAAGCTTTTGAAAAAGGAAGAGAAACTATATTTTTAACAGTAGCTTTAAGTGTTGGAATATTTTTAGTCTCTACTTTTTCACAAATTCTTAATAGAACTATAAAATACACAAAAGTCTTAAAAAAATATAGAAAATTTAAAGAATATAAAAGAACACATAAAATTTAA
- a CDS encoding electron transfer flavoprotein subunit beta/FixA family protein: MRIVVCIKQVPDTTEVKIDPVKGTIIRDGVPSIMNPDDKSGLEEALKLKDLYGAEVIVITMGPPQAEAILREAYAMGADRAILITDRKFGGADTLATSNTIAAAIRKIDNIDLIVAGRQAIDGDTAQVGPQIAEHLGLPQVSYVKEMEYKEDTKSFVIKRAIEDGYFLLELPTPGLVTVLSEATKPRYMNVGAIVDVFERPIETWTFDDIEIDPAKIGLAGSPTKVNKSFTKGVKEPGVLHEVDAKEAANIILEKLKEKFII, from the coding sequence ATGAGAATAGTAGTTTGTATAAAACAAGTTCCAGATACAACTGAAGTTAAAATAGATCCAGTAAAAGGAACAATTATCAGAGATGGAGTTCCTAGTATTATGAACCCAGATGATAAAAGTGGATTGGAAGAAGCTCTAAAACTAAAAGATTTATATGGAGCAGAAGTCATAGTTATAACAATGGGACCACCTCAAGCAGAAGCTATTTTAAGAGAAGCTTATGCAATGGGAGCAGATAGAGCAATACTTATAACAGATAGAAAATTTGGAGGAGCAGATACTCTTGCTACTTCTAATACTATTGCTGCTGCAATAAGAAAAATAGATAATATTGATTTAATAGTTGCAGGAAGACAAGCAATTGATGGAGATACTGCACAAGTTGGTCCTCAAATTGCAGAACATTTAGGATTACCACAAGTATCTTATGTAAAAGAAATGGAATATAAAGAAGATACTAAATCTTTTGTTATAAAAAGAGCTATTGAAGATGGATATTTCTTATTAGAACTTCCTACTCCAGGATTAGTAACAGTTCTTTCTGAAGCTACTAAACCTAGATATATGAATGTTGGGGCTATTGTTGATGTATTTGAAAGACCAATTGAAACTTGGACATTTGATGATATTGAAATAGATCCTGCAAAAATAGGTTTAGCTGGATCACCAACAAAAGTTAATAAGTCATTTACTAAAGGTGTTAAAGAACCTGGTGTATTGCATGAAGTTGATGCAAAAGAAGCAGCTAACATTATATTAGAAAAATTAAAAGAAAAATTTATAATCTAA